A single region of the Gracilibacillus caseinilyticus genome encodes:
- a CDS encoding DUF4181 domain-containing protein, giving the protein MNAYNEDPASLPALFIVLAGMLVVMWGFNKIVRKKLNVKKSILKHHLNDWHKKVDWTIRVVIIMLIILGYAVNITRPVEEKIWFLQPLYIGLFGTLVSESVNAYMEWKYAENPKQYLATVSEIYIGAVLIITLFTTDCFGLL; this is encoded by the coding sequence ATGAATGCCTACAACGAGGATCCAGCATCTTTACCAGCGCTATTCATTGTGTTAGCAGGTATGCTGGTTGTGATGTGGGGATTTAATAAAATAGTCAGAAAGAAATTGAACGTTAAAAAATCAATTCTTAAGCACCATTTAAATGATTGGCATAAAAAAGTAGACTGGACGATCAGAGTTGTAATTATTATGTTAATAATCCTCGGTTATGCCGTGAATATAACCAGACCGGTTGAAGAAAAGATCTGGTTTTTGCAACCTTTGTATATAGGTCTTTTCGGTACATTAGTATCAGAGTCAGTCAATGCCTACATGGAATGGAAATACGCTGAAAATCCGAAGCAATATTTAGCAACAGTCAGCGAAATATACATTGGTGCTGTCTTAATAATAACTCTATTTACTACGGACTGTTTTGGCCTGTTGTAA
- a CDS encoding DUF4181 domain-containing protein — translation MFNKTRKYGDTIWWLQPWILLAIGALIGDAAKAYMEWKYAENPRQYLATISELCLAVVLAIGIITAAFFDLI, via the coding sequence ATCTTTAATAAAACAAGAAAATATGGTGATACGATCTGGTGGTTGCAGCCTTGGATTTTACTTGCGATTGGCGCACTGATAGGCGATGCAGCAAAGGCTTATATGGAGTGGAAATACGCTGAAAATCCAAGACAATATTTAGCAACCATCAGTGAACTGTGCTTGGCTGTGGTCTTAGCAATCGGTATCATTACTGCAGCCTTTTTTGACTTAATTTAA
- the lepB gene encoding signal peptidase I produces the protein MDKKRIWSIVRIVIFATVLAVIFRSYLFASYVVNGKSMEPTLHDGNLLMVNKMVYDLMDIHRFDVIVFHANEQEDYVKRVVGKPGDHIEYRDDVLYVNGEAVEEPYLEPYRESGEILTKDFSLEVVTGEKVVPEGKLFVLGDNRTKSYDSREIGFVDQETVVGKVDIRYWPMSELNFQFIH, from the coding sequence ATGGATAAAAAAAGAATATGGTCAATCGTACGTATCGTCATTTTTGCAACAGTGTTGGCGGTCATTTTCCGTTCCTATTTATTTGCGAGTTATGTCGTTAACGGAAAATCAATGGAGCCGACACTGCATGATGGGAATCTCTTAATGGTCAATAAAATGGTATATGATTTAATGGATATACATCGCTTTGACGTAATTGTGTTTCATGCGAATGAACAGGAAGATTATGTGAAGCGCGTTGTGGGTAAACCGGGAGATCATATTGAATATCGGGATGATGTCTTGTATGTCAATGGTGAAGCTGTAGAGGAGCCTTACTTGGAGCCATATCGCGAGTCTGGTGAGATCCTTACTAAGGATTTCAGCTTAGAGGTTGTCACTGGTGAGAAAGTAGTACCCGAAGGCAAGTTGTTCGTATTAGGAGACAACCGGACCAAGAGCTATGACAGCAGAGAAATAGGCTTTGTTGATCAGGAGACGGTAGTTGGCAAAGTGGATATACGTTACTGGCCAATGTCAGAACTGAACTTTCAATTTATACACTAA
- a CDS encoding DJ-1/PfpI family protein, with protein MQQQTVGILLFNEVEVLDFAGPFEVFSLASDLVTEEKFFHVVTIAEKGEALQARNGLQVLPDYQFDNHPKLDVLIVPGGYGAEEIEIHNPNVIEWILKQKSEVDIVASVCTGALLLAKAGMLDGKKATTHWLDLDRLANEFPKVDVQRGVKFVDEGALVTSGGISAGINMSFHLLVRLCGKAVAEHTAKRMEYDIPFMEDKDSRRDQ; from the coding sequence ATGCAGCAACAAACAGTAGGTATTCTATTATTTAATGAAGTCGAAGTGCTCGATTTTGCAGGTCCGTTTGAAGTCTTTTCATTAGCTTCAGATTTAGTAACAGAAGAAAAATTCTTTCATGTAGTAACCATTGCCGAAAAAGGAGAAGCGCTTCAGGCACGAAATGGACTACAGGTACTGCCAGATTATCAGTTTGACAATCATCCTAAGCTTGATGTGTTAATTGTGCCAGGAGGATATGGCGCAGAGGAAATAGAAATACATAATCCTAATGTTATAGAGTGGATTCTTAAGCAAAAATCCGAAGTCGATATTGTTGCCTCTGTTTGTACAGGAGCATTGCTGCTAGCAAAGGCAGGTATGCTCGACGGCAAAAAAGCGACAACGCATTGGCTTGACCTCGACCGTTTAGCAAACGAATTCCCCAAAGTAGATGTGCAACGCGGTGTTAAATTCGTGGATGAAGGAGCACTTGTTACTTCCGGAGGGATCTCAGCAGGCATTAACATGTCTTTTCATCTATTGGTACGCCTATGTGGAAAAGCAGTTGCTGAGCATACAGCGAAAAGAATGGAATATGATATTCCGTTTATGGAGGATAAGGATAGTAGGAGAGATCAATGA
- a CDS encoding TVP38/TMEM64 family protein, with product MLTYNISNIDNINVDQIKEYIEAHEFGQLVDFLLRSYESLGPLPGVLLPFLEAFLPFLPLIVFVMTNAAAYGLLEGFILSWAGGSAGAIAVFMLVRRFRHIRLLRWISRNKQVSKVTEWLERHGFGPLFILLCFPFSPSAIINLVAAISGVGFYQFVLAVLLGKGVMILTVSSIGDSIVSFAQNPLKTIILLIGISILWVVGKYIEKRLQTRADQKKRE from the coding sequence ATGCTTACATACAATATTAGTAATATTGATAACATTAATGTCGATCAAATAAAAGAATATATCGAAGCACATGAATTTGGGCAATTGGTTGATTTTTTGCTGCGGAGTTACGAAAGTTTAGGTCCGCTTCCGGGTGTGCTGTTGCCCTTTTTAGAAGCTTTTTTACCTTTTTTGCCATTGATTGTGTTTGTGATGACAAATGCAGCGGCATACGGGCTGCTGGAAGGTTTTATCCTGTCATGGGCTGGCGGCAGTGCCGGGGCAATTGCGGTATTTATGCTGGTACGCCGATTTAGGCATATCCGTTTGCTACGTTGGATCAGCCGGAATAAGCAGGTGTCGAAAGTGACGGAATGGTTAGAACGGCATGGATTTGGTCCGTTATTTATTCTGTTATGTTTCCCATTTTCTCCTTCGGCTATTATTAATTTAGTCGCTGCCATTTCCGGTGTGGGATTTTACCAGTTTGTTCTGGCAGTACTGTTGGGCAAAGGTGTCATGATTCTTACCGTATCATCGATTGGAGACAGTATCGTTTCGTTTGCACAAAATCCGCTTAAAACGATTATATTACTAATAGGTATTTCGATTCTTTGGGTCGTTGGAAAATATATAGAGAAACGTCTGCAAACACGAGCAGATCAAAAAAAACGTGAGTAA